A genomic stretch from Staphylococcus succinus includes:
- a CDS encoding sulfite exporter TauE/SafE family protein: MDIINIIIMLLIGVFGGFISGLVGIGGAIIIYPAILLLPPLFGAPAYSAYIASGLTSSQVFFSTLSGSLKARKKPEFSPQLVLYMGGGMIIGSMLGALLANLFDATFVNMVYIIIALLALILMFINVKPSSDQSSFNKPLLVIVGLFVGIISGIVGAGGAFIIIPILLVLFKLPMNTVVANSIVIAFISSIGAFIIKLIQGYIPLEDALFLIIGSIIFAPLGLKLGKKVPSFVQKWIISILIIIAIIQIVL; the protein is encoded by the coding sequence GGCGCTATTATTATTTACCCAGCCATTTTATTGTTACCGCCACTATTTGGGGCTCCTGCATATAGCGCGTATATCGCATCAGGACTTACTTCTAGCCAAGTCTTTTTCAGTACCTTAAGTGGCTCTTTGAAAGCAAGAAAAAAACCAGAATTCTCACCCCAGTTGGTCCTTTATATGGGAGGAGGTATGATTATAGGGAGCATGTTAGGGGCTTTGCTAGCAAATTTATTTGATGCTACATTTGTAAATATGGTGTATATTATCATTGCTTTACTTGCATTAATATTAATGTTTATTAACGTAAAACCTAGTTCAGACCAATCTTCCTTTAATAAGCCTTTATTGGTTATTGTGGGTCTTTTTGTTGGCATCATTTCGGGTATAGTTGGAGCAGGCGGCGCCTTTATTATTATTCCTATATTATTAGTTTTATTCAAATTACCAATGAATACGGTGGTTGCTAATAGTATAGTAATTGCTTTTATATCTTCAATTGGCGCCTTTATCATTAAACTTATACAAGGTTACATTCCTTTAGAAGATGCGTTATTTTTAATAATAGGGAGTATTATTTTCGCTCCGTTAGGTTTAAAATTAGGTAAAAAAGTCCCTAGTTTTGTACAAAAGTGGATCATCAGTATTTTAATTATTATTGCGATTATTCAAATTGTTTTATAA